The proteins below come from a single Treponema phagedenis genomic window:
- a CDS encoding methyl-accepting chemotaxis protein, whose product MTSTIEYTPSRKYIGNKKRFSIRRKLLIVFGVLSAGSLFMLSFLALKFAQKAVSEKIEDHLIDKANDTAEIIDSRINAFFQLLNSIAREKELTSASSSDAEKLEYLDSELALHNELVQLNFYNTYGFRYTREGKKITVSDRDWFQSALKGKPFASEPLISRSLNKLLIIFAVPVYSNGNIVGVLNSTVDGLWLCDQIADIVVGKTGACYIVGLSGTTIAAEETEIVKKQENSRENAKTDPEFESIAMLEKKAMESKESSVDYFHWKGEWEIASFAKLKSTGWTVIISAPIYEFMGTVQRLRISLYLTGFIILITALVVVFITAHRIVKPLTVTVNALQNIAQGDGDLTVKLPVTGNDEITDLCDYFNKTIEKIGTSVKQVAENTNIMQDIGTELSSNMTETASAVHQISANIDGVKQQALTQAASVTETAAAMEEIIRTIKQLDTNIETQATNVAESSSAIEQMVANIDSITQMLEKANATIQELASSTADGKDKVAVAINIMQKISEESGGLMEASSVIQHIASQTNLLAMNAAIEAAHAGEAGKGFAVVADEIRKLAEDSSTQGRAITTTLKTLSVEIDDLSSSAQAVGEKFNVIFDLSGEVKNTSNRLMEAMQEQERGSREVLIAIKDINNITAEVNSGSTEMRKGGEGVAKEMQKLDSLTRIITDSMNEMASGAVQISNAVQEVNEITQKNKESIEKLANEVQKFKV is encoded by the coding sequence ATGACATCTACAATAGAATACACCCCATCAAGAAAATATATAGGAAATAAAAAACGATTTTCTATTCGCCGAAAACTTCTGATCGTTTTCGGAGTTCTTTCTGCCGGTTCTCTTTTTATGCTTAGTTTTTTAGCATTAAAGTTTGCACAAAAAGCCGTATCCGAAAAAATTGAAGACCATCTTATCGATAAAGCAAATGACACTGCCGAAATTATTGATAGCAGAATAAATGCTTTTTTCCAATTGCTTAATAGCATTGCCCGAGAGAAGGAATTAACCTCTGCATCATCAAGCGATGCGGAAAAACTGGAATATTTAGATTCCGAACTTGCATTGCATAATGAGTTAGTGCAATTAAATTTTTATAATACATACGGATTCCGATATACACGCGAGGGTAAGAAAATAACAGTCAGTGATCGTGATTGGTTTCAATCCGCTTTAAAAGGAAAGCCCTTTGCTTCCGAGCCGCTTATTTCCCGTTCACTCAATAAGCTTCTCATTATATTTGCAGTACCCGTATACAGCAACGGAAATATTGTCGGCGTGCTTAATTCAACTGTTGACGGGCTCTGGCTTTGCGATCAGATTGCTGACATCGTTGTAGGTAAAACAGGTGCCTGCTATATTGTAGGACTTAGTGGTACAACAATTGCCGCTGAGGAAACTGAAATTGTAAAAAAACAAGAAAACAGCAGAGAAAATGCAAAAACCGATCCGGAATTTGAATCAATAGCAATGCTTGAAAAAAAAGCGATGGAATCAAAAGAAAGTTCTGTTGATTATTTTCATTGGAAAGGAGAATGGGAAATTGCTTCCTTTGCTAAACTGAAAAGTACAGGTTGGACGGTTATTATATCTGCTCCTATTTACGAATTTATGGGAACAGTACAAAGACTCAGAATATCCCTCTATCTTACCGGTTTCATTATCTTAATTACAGCTCTTGTTGTCGTTTTTATTACCGCACACAGAATAGTAAAACCACTAACGGTTACTGTTAATGCGCTGCAAAACATTGCACAAGGAGATGGTGATTTAACGGTTAAACTTCCCGTTACAGGTAATGATGAAATAACAGATCTTTGTGACTACTTTAATAAAACAATTGAAAAGATAGGAACATCTGTTAAACAAGTCGCAGAAAATACAAATATTATGCAAGATATCGGCACTGAACTTTCCAGTAATATGACCGAAACAGCAAGTGCAGTACATCAAATCAGTGCTAACATCGATGGCGTAAAACAGCAAGCCCTCACGCAGGCTGCAAGTGTTACGGAAACAGCCGCAGCTATGGAAGAAATTATCCGCACAATAAAGCAACTTGATACAAATATTGAAACTCAAGCAACAAATGTTGCAGAATCTTCCTCGGCAATAGAACAAATGGTTGCAAATATAGACTCTATCACCCAAATGCTTGAAAAAGCAAACGCAACAATTCAAGAGCTGGCCTCTTCGACAGCAGACGGAAAAGACAAAGTTGCCGTTGCTATTAACATCATGCAAAAAATATCGGAAGAGTCAGGCGGGCTTATGGAAGCAAGCTCCGTTATTCAGCACATTGCAAGTCAAACAAACCTTTTAGCAATGAATGCGGCCATCGAAGCTGCTCACGCCGGCGAAGCGGGAAAAGGCTTTGCAGTTGTTGCAGACGAAATCCGAAAGCTTGCAGAAGATTCAAGCACACAAGGAAGAGCTATAACGACAACATTAAAAACACTTTCAGTAGAAATTGATGATCTTTCCTCGTCGGCACAAGCGGTAGGAGAAAAATTCAATGTAATTTTCGATTTATCCGGAGAAGTAAAAAATACGAGTAACCGTCTAATGGAGGCAATGCAAGAACAAGAACGCGGAAGCCGCGAAGTACTCATCGCAATAAAAGATATTAACAATATTACCGCAGAAGTTAATAGCGGCTCAACAGAAATGCGCAAAGGCGGAGAAGGTGTTGCAAAGGAAATGCAAAAACTGGATAGCCTGACACGGATTATCACGGACAGCATGAACGAAATGGCTTCGGGAGCAGTGCAAATCAGCAATGCGGTACAGGAAGTAAACGAAATTACACAAAAGAATAAGGAAAGCATTGAAAAATTAGCTAACGAGGTGCAAAAATTTAAGGTGTAG
- a CDS encoding CCA tRNA nucleotidyltransferase has translation MQYPVPPLLAEIAAVFTNAGFQVYLVGGSVRDYLLKKAAHDWDLATDASPEKVRKLFKHTIPTGIKHGTITILYKGKSIECTTFRTEADYTDSRHPDAVHYARSIEEDLSRRDFTINAFAVKLPEGRITDLFNGMRDLRKKIIRTVGNPLERFSEDGLRPIRAIRFAAQLDFSIEPETLKAIPLSIAKIKIISVERFQDEFSKILQTDKPSVAIRLMHESGILQEFIPELSACAGVEQKGFHRFDVFTHSLLVCDACPKEKLQVRLAGLFHDIGKPAMRKKTAHGDYTFYRHEAVSVELTEKILRRLRYPNKIIEQVYHLIGNHMFHYEENWTDAAVRRFIVRVGKEHIDDLFDLRQADTFGLAGQKVQPFHLAEFTAHIDKILKEDSALSIKNLAVNGKELIALGIPAGPMLGAILQELFQTVLDDPAQNTKDSLLKIAEGLYRQKYCK, from the coding sequence ATGCAGTATCCGGTACCGCCTCTTTTAGCGGAAATAGCCGCAGTGTTCACAAACGCCGGCTTTCAAGTGTATTTGGTTGGCGGCTCCGTGCGGGACTATCTTTTAAAAAAAGCAGCCCATGATTGGGATCTCGCAACCGATGCATCGCCTGAAAAGGTGCGAAAATTATTTAAGCATACCATTCCCACCGGCATTAAACACGGCACGATAACGATTCTATATAAGGGCAAGTCCATCGAATGTACAACCTTTCGCACCGAAGCGGATTATACGGATTCTCGGCACCCCGATGCGGTACATTATGCGCGCAGCATTGAAGAAGATTTGTCCCGCAGGGATTTTACTATTAATGCCTTCGCAGTTAAACTCCCCGAAGGACGCATAACCGACCTCTTTAACGGTATGCGAGACCTGCGGAAAAAAATTATCCGAACGGTCGGTAATCCGCTTGAGCGTTTTTCCGAGGACGGTTTGCGCCCGATACGGGCAATCCGTTTTGCGGCACAACTTGATTTTTCGATAGAGCCCGAAACACTGAAAGCAATCCCGCTCAGCATTGCAAAAATTAAAATTATTTCCGTTGAACGTTTTCAAGATGAATTCAGTAAAATACTTCAAACCGACAAGCCGAGTGTCGCTATTCGACTTATGCACGAAAGCGGAATATTACAAGAATTTATTCCTGAGTTGAGCGCATGTGCCGGCGTTGAGCAAAAAGGTTTTCACCGTTTTGACGTTTTTACACATTCTCTTTTAGTGTGCGATGCTTGCCCGAAAGAAAAATTACAAGTTCGCCTTGCGGGACTTTTTCATGATATCGGAAAACCCGCAATGAGAAAAAAGACAGCGCACGGAGATTATACTTTTTATCGGCACGAAGCGGTTTCAGTTGAGCTTACCGAAAAAATTTTGCGCCGATTGCGGTATCCGAATAAAATTATTGAACAGGTTTACCACCTTATCGGCAATCATATGTTTCATTATGAGGAGAACTGGACAGATGCGGCGGTGCGCCGTTTTATTGTGCGGGTAGGAAAAGAACATATTGATGACCTTTTTGATTTGCGGCAGGCGGACACCTTCGGGCTTGCCGGGCAAAAGGTGCAACCTTTTCATCTTGCGGAATTTACTGCGCATATCGATAAGATCCTTAAAGAAGATTCCGCTTTAAGCATTAAAAATCTTGCAGTCAACGGCAAAGAACTTATCGCACTCGGCATTCCCGCAGGTCCGATGCTCGGCGCTATTTTACAAGAACTCTTTCAAACCGTGCTTGACGACCCTGCGCAAAACACCAAAGACAGCCTACTTAAAATTGCGGAAGGTTTATACCGCCAAAAATACTGCAAATAA
- the ispF gene encoding 2-C-methyl-D-erythritol 2,4-cyclodiphosphate synthase yields MIRIGLGYDLHVLEAGKKLLLGGVHIPFEKGEKAHSDGDVLLHAITDALLGAAALGDIGELFPPSDNKWKDADSKKLLQIAWQKILAEGWVIENIDCVIVIEKPKILPFRKKIIESIADILTIQSDCVFVKAKTAEGLGAIGASEAVAALVTALLKK; encoded by the coding sequence ATGATACGAATCGGGCTTGGCTATGATTTGCATGTATTGGAAGCAGGCAAAAAGCTCTTACTTGGCGGAGTTCATATTCCTTTTGAAAAAGGAGAAAAGGCGCATTCAGACGGAGATGTTTTATTGCACGCCATAACCGACGCTTTGCTCGGAGCAGCTGCACTCGGAGACATCGGAGAGCTTTTTCCGCCCTCCGACAATAAATGGAAAGATGCGGACTCTAAAAAACTTTTGCAAATTGCATGGCAAAAAATTCTTGCTGAAGGCTGGGTGATTGAAAACATCGACTGCGTTATTGTGATTGAAAAACCGAAAATTCTTCCCTTTAGAAAAAAAATCATAGAATCAATTGCGGATATACTTACAATACAATCCGATTGCGTATTTGTGAAAGCAAAAACTGCGGAAGGACTCGGCGCGATTGGTGCAAGCGAAGCGGTTGCCGCTTTGGTAACAGCCCTGCTCAAAAAATAA
- a CDS encoding IspD/TarI family cytidylyltransferase: MSDAVLITAAGTSQRMQIGKKEYLPFSSSDSEQSVLSEVVFRFAQSKLFSVILITVPSGDEEKAEQMVKKDLRVVPFFENKALKIIFAEGGATRKESVFKGLQALTAENPDFVFVHDGARPWISQALLKTIVEKTHELGAVVPAIPVIDTQKEIDETGKIIKHLERKTIKAVQTPQGFPFLKLLAAHASAAGDDKAYTDDSEIYALFAGDVYICEGERENKKVTFPEDLGY, translated from the coding sequence ATGAGTGATGCGGTTTTGATTACTGCGGCGGGAACATCTCAACGCATGCAAATAGGGAAAAAAGAATATCTTCCTTTTAGTTCATCCGATTCTGAACAGTCCGTACTGTCGGAAGTTGTGTTCCGGTTTGCACAATCAAAACTTTTTTCAGTTATTCTTATAACCGTTCCTTCAGGCGACGAAGAAAAAGCGGAGCAAATGGTAAAAAAAGATTTGCGGGTAGTGCCGTTTTTTGAAAACAAGGCTTTAAAAATTATCTTTGCCGAAGGCGGCGCCACACGAAAAGAATCCGTATTCAAAGGATTACAGGCATTAACTGCCGAAAACCCCGACTTTGTTTTTGTGCATGACGGCGCGCGTCCTTGGATTTCTCAAGCGCTACTCAAAACAATCGTAGAAAAAACCCACGAACTTGGAGCAGTCGTTCCCGCAATTCCCGTTATAGACACGCAAAAAGAAATTGATGAAACAGGAAAAATTATTAAACACCTTGAGCGCAAAACAATAAAAGCAGTACAAACCCCGCAGGGGTTTCCCTTTTTAAAATTACTTGCAGCGCATGCCTCTGCCGCCGGAGATGATAAAGCTTATACTGATGACAGCGAGATTTATGCATTGTTTGCAGGCGATGTGTATATCTGTGAGGGTGAGCGCGAAAATAAAAAAGTTACCTTCCCTGAGGACTTAGGATACTGA
- a CDS encoding CarD family transcriptional regulator, with translation MSKKFTFAVNQKVVYPGQGVGEITEICKKEFKEEMLQYYVIYLEDSDMTMMVPVMRAEELGIRTIVSKKDAESALDFLSKEVEQGPLDWKMRYQMNLDLFKSGGVLDNATIVRSLYHRSKIKELPIQERKLYDSAYRIFEDEISAALGLPQNEIKSLIHTYLEKFSEEKSELSEENLQDDFDDDLDDEDPFDSLDADDEEDFDDE, from the coding sequence ATGAGTAAGAAATTTACATTTGCCGTAAATCAAAAGGTTGTGTATCCCGGACAGGGTGTAGGAGAAATTACTGAAATTTGCAAAAAAGAGTTTAAAGAAGAAATGCTGCAATACTACGTAATTTATCTTGAAGATTCCGATATGACCATGATGGTGCCGGTTATGCGAGCTGAAGAGTTGGGCATCAGAACCATTGTATCCAAAAAAGATGCCGAAAGCGCCCTTGATTTTCTTTCAAAAGAAGTAGAACAGGGACCACTGGATTGGAAGATGCGCTATCAAATGAATCTTGACTTATTTAAAAGCGGAGGAGTTTTAGATAATGCGACAATTGTTCGATCTTTGTATCATCGAAGCAAGATAAAAGAACTTCCCATTCAAGAACGAAAGCTTTATGATTCCGCATATAGAATTTTTGAAGATGAAATTTCCGCCGCATTGGGATTGCCGCAAAATGAAATAAAAAGCCTTATTCATACCTATCTTGAGAAATTCTCGGAAGAAAAATCGGAACTGTCGGAAGAAAATCTTCAAGATGATTTTGATGATGATCTTGATGACGAAGACCCTTTTGATAGTCTCGATGCCGATGATGAAGAGGATTTTGACGACGAATGA
- a CDS encoding peptide chain release factor 3, with protein sequence MIDANTLKKETEKRLTFAIISHPDAGKTTITEKLLLFGGAIHTAGAVKSSKNTKATTSDFMKMEQERGISISTSVMGFDYGGRRFNLLDTPGHADFSEDTYRGLSAVDSSLMVIDSVKGVEERTRQLCAVCKMRKTPIVTFVNKLDREGKEPIELLDEIEKELAITVTPLTWPIGQGKDFKGVYHVADKTLHLFKGGQTKLPVEVIDIPSIMSDELDSYVGSTFAAKLREEVEMISAVYPPFELDSYLAGTVSPVCFGSALNNFGVGELLDTLIKIAPSPLIKEADTRVVHPDEEQFSGFVFKIHANMNPRHHDRIAFLRVCSGVFERNKLYKHVRSGKTFRSSNPTAFMSQDREIIDQAWPGDIIGLHDTGNLKIGDTLTEGEDIQFKGIPNFAPQIFRTILNADPLKEKQFHKGLNQLAEEGVIQIFTKLHQPNVRILGVVGQLQLEVLQSRLETEYNAECRYEPIDVSLARWINCEDKKKLKAFVTANERKILQDVAGNYVFITDSAWALNRIQELNKEISFYITSEMRN encoded by the coding sequence ATGATTGATGCAAATACTTTAAAAAAAGAAACTGAAAAAAGACTTACCTTTGCAATTATTTCACACCCCGATGCGGGTAAAACAACAATTACCGAAAAGCTTTTATTATTCGGCGGGGCGATTCATACGGCGGGGGCGGTAAAAAGCAGTAAAAACACCAAGGCGACTACGTCTGATTTTATGAAAATGGAACAAGAGCGCGGAATTTCCATCAGTACTTCGGTTATGGGTTTTGATTACGGCGGCAGGCGGTTTAACTTGCTGGATACTCCGGGGCACGCCGATTTTTCGGAAGATACGTATCGCGGGCTTTCCGCGGTTGACAGCTCTTTGATGGTAATTGATTCGGTAAAGGGAGTTGAGGAGCGCACACGGCAGCTCTGTGCGGTGTGTAAGATGCGTAAAACGCCCATTGTTACTTTTGTGAACAAACTTGACCGAGAAGGCAAGGAGCCTATTGAGCTTTTAGATGAGATTGAAAAAGAGCTTGCAATTACGGTTACGCCGTTGACATGGCCGATAGGGCAGGGGAAAGATTTTAAAGGCGTGTACCATGTAGCGGATAAAACCTTACATCTTTTTAAAGGCGGGCAGACAAAATTACCGGTTGAAGTAATTGACATTCCTTCGATTATGTCCGATGAGCTTGACTCTTATGTGGGGTCGACTTTTGCCGCAAAACTGCGGGAAGAAGTGGAAATGATTTCTGCGGTATATCCGCCCTTTGAACTTGATTCGTATCTTGCGGGGACGGTAAGTCCGGTTTGTTTCGGCTCCGCATTAAACAACTTCGGCGTGGGAGAACTTTTAGACACGCTTATCAAAATAGCCCCTTCACCGTTGATAAAAGAAGCTGACACACGTGTAGTACATCCGGATGAAGAACAGTTTAGCGGGTTTGTGTTTAAGATTCATGCAAACATGAATCCGCGGCATCATGACCGCATTGCGTTTTTGCGCGTTTGCTCGGGAGTATTTGAGCGCAATAAATTATACAAACATGTGCGCAGCGGTAAAACATTCAGGTCATCAAATCCGACGGCGTTTATGTCTCAGGATAGGGAAATTATCGATCAGGCTTGGCCGGGGGATATTATCGGTTTGCACGATACCGGCAATCTTAAAATCGGCGATACCTTAACGGAGGGCGAAGATATTCAGTTTAAAGGTATTCCAAATTTCGCGCCGCAAATATTCAGAACTATTTTGAACGCAGACCCTTTAAAAGAAAAACAATTTCACAAAGGATTAAATCAGCTTGCGGAAGAGGGGGTTATTCAAATATTTACCAAACTGCACCAACCGAATGTGCGAATACTCGGTGTGGTAGGGCAATTGCAGCTTGAAGTGCTCCAATCCCGATTGGAAACCGAATACAATGCGGAGTGCCGCTACGAGCCGATTGATGTAAGCCTTGCCCGCTGGATAAACTGCGAAGACAAAAAAAAGCTCAAAGCATTTGTAACCGCAAACGAGCGTAAAATACTGCAAGACGTTGCGGGAAACTATGTGTTTATCACCGATTCCGCATGGGCTTTAAATCGCATCCAAGAGCTAAATAAAGAGATATCATTTTATATCACTTCCGAGATGAGAAATTGA